DNA from Candidatus Nitrospira nitrificans:
CAATCTTCCGCATCCCGCAACAGGGTGATCGCATCTTCTTGACGCCCAGCCTCGGCCAGCAATCCGGCTGAGATCTGTCGCAGGCGCTGGACGTCTTTTGGCTCATACTTGCTCAGAAGTTGTGTCAGCAGGAAATCCCGGAACAAGGGGTGGAAACGGTACCAGACCGTCTGCCTATCTACCCGTTCAGTGAAGTATCGAATCCGGTAGAGTCGTGTCAGTAAGTCCCCCGCCCCAGGCAAGCCCGTCAATGTCACCGCCATCTCGGCCGTCGTTTCGGGCAACAGTCCGATCTTAAGCAGGCTCTCCTGAGCGCCCGGTTCCAACCGCGCCATCACTTCTCGGGCAAGATACTGAAAGATCGTGCGTGATGGCGCGGTCTCTGACGAGACCATTGCCGCTGTTTCTGCTCTCGCATGCTCCAAGAACAGCACGACTCCTGCCATTCAACCTTGGGTGATGGCGTGGATCTGCGTCACCCACCGAGAATTCCTGCTCGGGCCGTTCTTAAGTCGTTGGAGCTTTGCCAATTGCTGCGTTTCACGGGGCGTCAATCGTAACGCATCGGCCTTCACCCAACTCAGTGTTCGCGCCACCTCCAGGGACACCATCTGGTCCGGTGGCTCCTCGCGACTCAGGACAATCGTCCACACTTTTTCAGGCAACTCGCTTAGTCCGACTTGGAGGAGTCCATGCAATGGCGAGGTGGTTGGTACATCATGGTAGTTATCCAGGACCAGCACGCGAGGCAGGGAGATATAATCCCAGAGTTGCGCGAAAAATCGCCGGGCATAGGTAGGGAGACCGAGGAAGTATTCGGGCGTCAATGCGGCCAACAGCATGCGCCGACGTGGCGAGAGCGCTTTGGCTGCTGTCGCTAGATAGTGAAAAAATGAGGAGGGGTCCGCGTCGCTCTCATCCAGCCGATACCACAACACCGGCAGACGCCGTGCCTTCAGGTAACTCGCCACCAACGTGGTCTTTCCCGATCCGGCCGGTGCTGTAAGCCAAGTGATCGGACGCCGCCGCGCCTTGTCGAGGAGCCGAAAGAGCCGGGGTCGCTTGAGGATCATTGGCAACGTCGACGGAGTCAGTTTGGCCAGGCCAAGAGACTTACGGTTTTGCCTTCGTTGCCCCACGATACGCTCCCATTGACCGAGGAGGGGAACCATTACACGGGTCTTTCGAAAAAACAAGTCCGTTGTGATTGAATTACTGAAGATGTGGCTGATAGAGTCCCGCCCTTATGAATCGGCTGCTCTTCTTTCCAATCATTGTCAGTGCATGTATTTCTTTCCTCTTCGGCCTCCCTCCTTCCGCTTGTGCCGACGGCTTTCGCAATCCGTTTCACGACGCCTCCGCGATCGCACAAGGCAACGCCTTTGCGGCACAGGCGGACAACGCCTCGGCGGTGTTTTACAATCCCGCCGCGATGACACAACTACACGGCCTGCACACGGCCGGCGGCATGCAATTCGTCAGTATCAATACGACATTCACCAGTCCGATAGGAACTACGACCAACAACAGTAGCCCGGCCGTGGGGTTGCCACCACCTGGACAGTTCTTCGTCACGGCAAACTTGAAAGACTTGAGGATTTCCGCCTTGGGCAACCTGAGTGTCGGGCTGGGCATACTCAATCTATACGGCTTCGCGGCCAAGTTTCCGACTAACGGTCCCTTTGCCACGGCGGTGACCTTTGCTCAACTGCCCTTGATCGCGATCAAGCCGACGGTGGCGTACAAAGTGACGGAGTCTCTGTCGGTCGGGTTGGGGGCCGATATTTATACCTTTACGGGTTTGCTGGGAGAAGGCCATGCGGAACGACGGTTTCAGGCGGCGCCTGGATCAAGCTTCACCCCGGGCACTGAACTGGAGCTGAACGGAAAGGGGACAACGGCGGGGTTGAATGTGAGTGTGCTGTATACACTCTGGCGAACCGACGAAGGCAAGCCGCGCCTGTCCATCGCCGGAATCTGGCGGAGTCAAGCCGTGCTGCCCTTGAACGGCGATTTGCTCGCCAATGGCGTCCGCGTTGCGGGCGCGTCCACCTCGATACGGCTTCCGGAAGTCTGGACCGGCGGCATCGCCTATTGGCCGGTGCGCAATCGCTCAGGGGAATGGAAGGTTGAGGTGGATGTGGATTATGTGCGGTGGCAAGCCATTCGCGACGCTTCGGCGCATCTGTCCGACGGCAGCGTCTTGCCGAGCCCGCAGCAATGGCGGAATACCTTCACGGTCAATGTGGGAACGGAGTACAAGTTGCTCGGGATCACATCCACGCAGGGATGGGATGTGGCCTTCCGCACCGGCTACATTCGCTCCCACAGCCCCGTGACCGATCGCAGCTTCGATCCCGCATTCGCGGACAATGATGCGCATGTGGCGACCGTCGGCATGGGGGTCTTGTGCCATGGCGGCGGAAAGCTCTTGGGAGTGATTGCGTGCGCGGATACGGAGAAGAGCCTCTTCGCCACATCCGCCATCGGTCTGGATCTGTTCTATGAAGCCTTGGTCTTCGATACCCGCACGGTCTCCGATAGCCCCAACCCCACCGTCAACGGCACCTACCGCACCACGAACCATGCCGGAGGGGCGACCTTTCGGATCAATTTCTAGATAAGGTGCCTTAGGGTTGAACCTACTTTGCCGTCTCAGTGGTGTCCGTAAAAATTCGGGCCTGTTCATACCGATCGCTTTTCCCCCACTCTTACTCTGTCGTTTCTGACTTCGGTGGAGCCTTGGAACCACCGTCTTCCTATTCATTTACAAAAAGAGCCGCAGTGTTGTATGGTCCCATATAACTATATGGCATTGTGAAGTACCTAAACCAAGTTTGAATGGGATGAGGAGAAAGACATCCTCAACCAAAAGAAGCATGGTGTTTCCTTTGAAGAAGCTCAACAGGCCTTTGACGACCTCAAGCGTATTATTCGAGATCTTGATCATGAACAAGGCGAGAAGCGGTTCTTCTGCCTCGGATTGGTCGAGAGGAATGTTCTAACGGTACGATTTTCATAGAAAGAAGCGCGTACGAATTTACGGAGCAGGTTACTGGCGGCAAGGGAGGAAACGCTATGCGCAAGAAAATCAGATACACCAATGAGCGCTTGACCATGGGGGACCGTGTCGCAGATTTTCTGCCGCCACCTTCGGCCTTGGTCAAGCGTGAGCCAACCACCAAGGTCACGCTTGAACTGACGCAGAGCAGCCTTGCGTTCTTCAAGAAGCAGGCCAAGCGAGCACATGTACCCTATCAACGGATGTTACGTGGTCTTATCGATGCCTACGCAAAACAATACGACGTGGCGGTGTAAAAAACCTGCGCCGCCGTATATTTCCCGCAAACTTCCGCTTGCGCGCAATAGTCATCACGAAACCAAACAGACCTTGATCGGAGCGAAGCGGCAAGCTCTAGCGGATGGGGCCTCAAGCCGAGAAACTTTATGGGGAAAAGTGTTATGAGGAAGCAGACGTGGCTTGGGACATTGGTGATCCAGGAACAAAGTGCGGGAAACATAAAGGCCCGCCTATGAGGCGGGCCTTTGTTCTCGGAGACTCTATCGGAACAGCTTAGGCCACCTTGACTTCGATGGCCTTCGGCTTTGCCTTCTCCGACTTCGGCAGATGGAGGTTCAGCACTCCATCCTTGAACTCGGCCTTCACCTTCTCCTCTTCGATCACGTCAGGCAAGGAAAAGGTTCGTACGAAGCTGCCATAGGATCGCTCGATCCGATGAAACTTTTTCCCCTTCTCTTCCTTCTCATGCTTACGCTCACCTTGAATGGTCAGCACACCATCCTCGAGCGTGACCTTCACATCCTCCTTCTTTACATCCGGAATCTCGGCCTTGATCTGATACTCCCCTTCGGTCTCACTGATATCGACCGAGGGCGTCCAGTCCGCTACGATCATGGTTTCCTTGCCGTTCGTACGAGCGGCAGCGGGACGCGCGAACATGCGATTCAACCGATCTGAGACTTCTTCCAATTCCCGAAACGGATCCCATCGCACGAGTGCCATAGTAACCTCCTTCACAGCTGATATTTGAGTATTAGGTTAGCTCGACTGGCGCCACGTCGATTCAAACCGCCTGAGTGTTAGATAAATCGACCGATGGGTAAGTCAAGGGCAAGCAGAATGTTGAAAAAGTCCCCCGGCTTTGTTCTCGCATCGCTTGGAAGTGTGTGAAGCGTATCTCGTGAAGCGTGAAGCGGACAGACGGGAAAGCGAAAAGGTTGTGGGTCAGCTGCGGCCATCATCGCGGAACGGCGCGTCTTGGCGCGCCGGGGTCGAGCGAGTGAGATCAACGGCTTTTTTGAACATCCTGCATCAATGCTTAGTATTAAATTAAGTCTACAACAGCACGATCGGCGAGTTTGTCAATATTGAATTACCGCTGATCGATCGGCACGTAGGGTCGATTGTGTTCTCCGGAGTAGATCTGGTCCGGCCGGAACAGTTTGTTTTCGCGCAACTGCTCCAACCAATGGGCCAACCAGCCGGACACCCGCGACATGGCAAAGAGCGGCGTAAAGAGATCCATCTCGATACCCATTTTGTCGTAAATGACACCGGAGTAGAAATCGACGTTGGGATAGATACCTTTACCTTTCAATAATTCCCCGGCTGCCGCTTCCACTTCCAATGCGACTTCATACAGCGGCGAGCTTCCACATTCCTTGAACAAGCGCCGGCAGAGTTCCTGAAGGACCGTGGCGCGAGGGTCTTTGACTTTGTAGACACGGTGGCCGAATCCCATCAATTTTTTCTTGTTCCGCAACGCCTGCTCGACATAGGCTTTCGCCTTCACCGCGGTACCGATCTCTCTGAGCATGACCACCACTTCTTCGTTCGCGCCCCCGTGCAGAGGGCCTTTCAGGGCGCCGATCGACGAGGCGACCACCGTATAGGGATCGGCCAGAGTCGACGCCGTG
Protein-coding regions in this window:
- a CDS encoding OmpP1/FadL family transporter, which translates into the protein MNRLLFFPIIVSACISFLFGLPPSACADGFRNPFHDASAIAQGNAFAAQADNASAVFYNPAAMTQLHGLHTAGGMQFVSINTTFTSPIGTTTNNSSPAVGLPPPGQFFVTANLKDLRISALGNLSVGLGILNLYGFAAKFPTNGPFATAVTFAQLPLIAIKPTVAYKVTESLSVGLGADIYTFTGLLGEGHAERRFQAAPGSSFTPGTELELNGKGTTAGLNVSVLYTLWRTDEGKPRLSIAGIWRSQAVLPLNGDLLANGVRVAGASTSIRLPEVWTGGIAYWPVRNRSGEWKVEVDVDYVRWQAIRDASAHLSDGSVLPSPQQWRNTFTVNVGTEYKLLGITSTQGWDVAFRTGYIRSHSPVTDRSFDPAFADNDAHVATVGMGVLCHGGGKLLGVIACADTEKSLFATSAIGLDLFYEALVFDTRTVSDSPNPTVNGTYRTTNHAGGATFRINF
- a CDS encoding Hsp20/alpha crystallin family protein, producing MALVRWDPFRELEEVSDRLNRMFARPAAARTNGKETMIVADWTPSVDISETEGEYQIKAEIPDVKKEDVKVTLEDGVLTIQGERKHEKEEKGKKFHRIERSYGSFVRTFSLPDVIEEEKVKAEFKDGVLNLHLPKSEKAKPKAIEVKVA
- a CDS encoding CopG family transcriptional regulator — its product is MRKKIRYTNERLTMGDRVADFLPPPSALVKREPTTKVTLELTQSSLAFFKKQAKRAHVPYQRMLRGLIDAYAKQYDVAV